The following coding sequences are from one Paenibacillus tundrae window:
- the sucC gene encoding ADP-forming succinate--CoA ligase subunit beta, with protein MNIHEYQGKEVLKQYGVAVPNGKVAYTVDEAVAAAEALGSPVTVVKAQIHAGGRGKAGGVKVAKSTDEVRAYASEILGKVLVTHQTGPEGKEVKRLLIEEGCDIRKEYYVGVVVDRATGRVVMMASEEGGTEIEEVAEATPEKIFKEIVDPAIGLQVFQARKLAYSINIPNELVNKAVKFMLALYKAFVEKDCSIAEINPLVVTGDGNVIALDAKLNFDSNALFRHKDILELRDLDEEDEKEIEASKYDLSYIALDGNIGCMVNGAGLAMATMDIIKYYGGDPANFLDVGGGATTEKVTEAFKIILSDAKVAGIFVNIFGGIMRCDVIANGVVEAAKQLGLTKPLVVRLEGTNVELGKRILGESGLNIVPADSMADGAQKIVALVK; from the coding sequence ATGAATATCCATGAATATCAAGGAAAAGAAGTACTGAAACAGTATGGAGTTGCCGTTCCTAATGGAAAGGTTGCTTATACAGTCGATGAAGCGGTCGCGGCCGCAGAGGCACTGGGCAGTCCGGTGACTGTAGTCAAAGCGCAAATTCACGCAGGTGGCCGGGGTAAAGCCGGCGGTGTGAAAGTGGCGAAGAGCACGGATGAGGTTCGTGCGTATGCATCTGAAATTTTGGGGAAAGTGTTGGTTACACACCAAACTGGACCTGAAGGTAAAGAAGTGAAGCGTCTTCTGATTGAAGAAGGATGCGATATCCGCAAAGAATACTATGTGGGTGTTGTTGTAGACCGCGCTACGGGACGTGTCGTTATGATGGCTTCCGAAGAGGGCGGTACGGAGATCGAAGAAGTGGCTGAAGCTACACCTGAGAAAATTTTCAAAGAAATCGTTGATCCTGCAATTGGATTGCAAGTGTTCCAAGCACGTAAACTGGCTTACAGCATTAATATTCCGAATGAATTAGTTAACAAAGCTGTGAAGTTCATGCTTGCGTTGTACAAAGCATTTGTCGAAAAAGATTGCTCCATCGCTGAGATTAACCCTCTCGTTGTTACAGGAGATGGAAACGTTATCGCACTGGATGCGAAACTCAATTTTGACTCCAATGCGCTGTTCCGTCACAAAGACATTTTGGAACTTCGTGATCTGGACGAAGAAGACGAAAAAGAAATCGAAGCTTCGAAATACGACCTCAGCTACATAGCGCTGGATGGAAACATCGGCTGTATGGTTAATGGTGCGGGACTTGCGATGGCAACGATGGACATTATCAAATATTATGGAGGCGACCCAGCCAACTTCCTAGATGTTGGGGGCGGTGCGACAACGGAGAAAGTGACAGAAGCATTTAAGATCATTCTGTCTGATGCTAAAGTTGCAGGTATCTTCGTTAATATTTTCGGTGGTATCATGCGCTGTGATGTCATTGCCAATGGTGTGGTTGAAGCTGCGAAGCAGCTTGGACTTACGAAACCACTGGTTGTCCGTCTTGAAGGAACGAACGTGGAGCTTGGTAAGCGTATTTTGGGTGAATCCGGCCTGAATATCGTACCAGCTGACTCCATGGCCGATGGTGCACAGAAAATTGTTGCCCTCGTGAAGTAA